From Rhizobium favelukesii, the proteins below share one genomic window:
- a CDS encoding SDR family NAD(P)-dependent oxidoreductase translates to MFHPKLFENRNVVVTGGGRGIGLEVARQFLDCGARVLVHLGRGADRDLPDFLLTAEEDRRAVLVAADFSTPGGTSGFAQKALATFDRIHVLINNAGTMVGRFPAGDLSDEQYQTILRLNQTSVVEVTRALLPALRASQEAAIVNTVSISALTGGSPGSAIYSASKAFVATYSKALARELAPDGIRVNCVSPGTIETDFHQRYSSPDKLEQTRKTIPLQRLGTSEDCAPAYLFLSAPSLSGYITGQVLEINGGQLIC, encoded by the coding sequence ATGTTTCACCCCAAGCTGTTCGAAAACCGCAACGTGGTCGTGACTGGCGGGGGTAGGGGTATCGGCCTAGAGGTGGCGCGGCAATTTCTCGATTGTGGGGCGAGAGTGCTGGTGCATCTCGGCCGCGGCGCCGACCGCGATTTGCCTGATTTCCTGCTGACAGCCGAAGAGGACCGCCGGGCGGTTCTCGTTGCCGCCGACTTTTCAACGCCGGGCGGCACCAGCGGATTTGCGCAGAAGGCACTTGCAACATTCGACCGGATCCATGTGCTCATCAACAATGCCGGAACCATGGTCGGCCGCTTTCCGGCAGGGGACCTGAGCGACGAGCAGTATCAAACGATTTTGCGGCTGAACCAGACCTCGGTCGTCGAGGTGACGCGCGCGCTTCTCCCGGCCCTGCGCGCATCGCAGGAGGCGGCGATTGTCAATACCGTCTCGATTTCTGCGCTGACCGGCGGCAGCCCCGGTTCGGCAATCTATTCGGCGTCGAAGGCATTTGTCGCAACCTATTCCAAAGCGCTGGCAAGGGAGCTCGCGCCCGACGGCATTCGCGTCAACTGCGTGTCGCCTGGAACGATCGAAACTGACTTCCACCAGCGGTACTCGTCGCCGGATAAGCTGGAGCAGACCCGCAAGACCATTCCCTTGCAGCGACTGGGCACCTCGGAGGACTGCGCACCTGCGTACCTCTTCCTTTCGGCACCTTCCCTCTCCGGCTACATCACCGGCCAGGTGCTCGAGATCAACGGCGGCCAGCTCATCTGCTGA
- the soxR gene encoding redox-sensitive transcriptional activator SoxR, with protein MEEGFTNPFRKLLTVGDVAERSGLAVSALHFYEAKGLISSIRSRGNQRRFGRDVLRRLGIIKVAQRVGIPLAEIQAAFDTLPQGRTPTATDWQRLSVLWKEDLDARINRLVALRDRLTDCIGCGCLSVESCPLRNPYDRLAKDGPGPRLLETDD; from the coding sequence GTGGAAGAAGGCTTCACCAATCCCTTCAGGAAACTGCTCACGGTCGGCGACGTCGCCGAACGCAGCGGGCTCGCCGTCTCTGCGCTGCATTTCTACGAAGCGAAAGGCCTCATTTCCAGCATCCGCTCGCGTGGCAATCAGCGCCGCTTCGGCCGCGATGTGCTCCGGCGTCTCGGTATCATTAAGGTCGCGCAGCGTGTCGGGATTCCCTTGGCGGAGATCCAGGCTGCTTTCGATACGCTACCGCAGGGCCGCACGCCGACCGCTACGGATTGGCAGCGGCTGTCGGTACTGTGGAAGGAGGACCTCGATGCCCGCATCAATCGCCTCGTCGCCCTGCGCGACCGGTTGACGGATTGCATCGGCTGTGGTTGCCTCTCGGTTGAAAGCTGCCCGCTGCGCAATCCCTATGACCGGCTGGCAAAGGATGGGCCGGGTCCGCGTCTGCTGGAAACCGATGATTAG
- a CDS encoding F0F1 ATP synthase subunit epsilon produces the protein MADNFNFELVSPERLLLSEMVTEVVIPATDGEMTVMANHAPTMTTIKPGIVSVRSANGSKQDYVVFGGFADILPTGCTLLAESAVIVQDLSKDELTLRIDAAKRESEDAVHHEHRSRLEHYIMELTHLQGVINPD, from the coding sequence ATGGCTGACAATTTCAATTTTGAACTCGTATCTCCCGAGCGCTTGCTCCTTTCGGAGATGGTGACAGAAGTTGTCATTCCGGCAACCGACGGCGAGATGACCGTTATGGCGAACCACGCCCCGACGATGACGACGATCAAGCCTGGCATCGTCAGCGTTCGTTCGGCCAACGGTTCGAAGCAGGATTACGTGGTTTTTGGCGGCTTCGCCGACATTCTGCCGACCGGATGCACGCTGTTGGCTGAGTCCGCGGTCATCGTTCAGGATCTCTCGAAGGACGAACTGACGCTTCGCATCGACGCGGCGAAGAGAGAAAGCGAAGACGCTGTGCATCATGAGCACAGGTCGCGTCTGGAACACTACATCATGGAACTGACGCACCTGCAGGGTGTGATCAATCCGGATTGA
- the atpD gene encoding F0F1 ATP synthase subunit beta translates to MAKAATPKKTAAGSAGKVTQVIGAVVDVAFEGELPAILNALETSNGGNRLVLEVAQHLGENVVRTIAMDSTEGLVRGQSVSDTGAPIAVPVGPETLGRIMNVIGEPVDEAGPLVTASKRAIHQDAPAYVDQSTEAQILVTGIKVVDLLAPYAKGGKIGLFGGAGVGKTVLIMELINNVAKAHGGYSVFAGVGERTREGNDLYHEMIESGVNKHGGGEGSKAALVYGQMNEPPGARARVALTGLTVAENFRDQGQDVLFFVDNIFRFTQAGSEVSALLGRIPSAVGYQPTLATDMGQMQERITTTTTGSITSVQAIYVPADDLTDPAPATSFAHLDATTVLSRSIAEKGIYPAVDPLDSTSRMLDPIVVGEEHYEVARKVQSTLQRYKSLQDIIAILGMDELSEEDKLAVARARKIERFLSQPFFVAEVFTGSPGKLVALEDTIKGFKGLVNGEYDHLPEAAFYMVGSIDEAIEKAKKLSAAA, encoded by the coding sequence ATGGCTAAGGCAGCTACCCCCAAGAAGACTGCGGCAGGCTCTGCCGGCAAGGTCACGCAGGTTATCGGCGCCGTCGTGGACGTTGCTTTCGAAGGCGAACTGCCGGCGATTTTGAACGCGCTTGAGACGAGCAACGGCGGCAACCGCCTGGTTCTCGAAGTCGCACAGCACCTCGGCGAGAACGTAGTTCGCACGATCGCCATGGACTCGACCGAAGGTCTGGTTCGCGGTCAGTCAGTTTCTGACACCGGCGCTCCGATCGCCGTTCCGGTTGGTCCGGAAACGCTCGGCCGTATCATGAACGTCATCGGCGAGCCGGTTGACGAAGCAGGTCCGCTGGTGACCGCCTCGAAGCGCGCCATCCACCAGGACGCGCCTGCCTACGTCGATCAGTCCACGGAAGCACAGATCCTCGTCACCGGCATCAAGGTCGTCGACCTCCTCGCTCCTTACGCAAAGGGCGGCAAGATTGGCCTCTTCGGCGGTGCAGGCGTCGGCAAGACCGTTCTCATCATGGAACTGATCAACAACGTCGCCAAGGCGCACGGTGGTTACTCGGTTTTCGCTGGCGTGGGTGAACGCACCCGCGAAGGCAACGACCTTTACCACGAAATGATCGAATCCGGCGTCAACAAGCACGGCGGTGGTGAAGGCTCCAAGGCTGCGCTCGTTTACGGCCAGATGAACGAACCGCCGGGTGCGCGCGCTCGCGTCGCTCTGACCGGTCTGACGGTTGCTGAAAACTTCCGCGACCAGGGTCAGGACGTTCTGTTCTTCGTCGACAACATCTTCCGCTTCACGCAGGCAGGTTCCGAAGTGTCGGCACTGCTCGGCCGTATTCCTTCGGCCGTCGGCTATCAGCCGACGCTCGCCACGGACATGGGCCAGATGCAGGAACGCATCACGACCACGACGACCGGTTCGATCACCTCGGTTCAGGCGATTTACGTTCCGGCCGACGACTTGACCGACCCGGCTCCGGCAACCTCGTTCGCCCACCTGGACGCAACCACCGTTCTGTCGCGCTCGATCGCTGAAAAGGGTATCTACCCGGCCGTCGACCCGCTCGACTCCACGTCGCGCATGCTCGACCCGATCGTTGTCGGCGAAGAGCACTACGAAGTGGCTCGTAAGGTTCAGTCGACGCTGCAGCGCTACAAATCCCTGCAGGACATCATCGCCATCCTTGGCATGGACGAACTGTCCGAAGAGGACAAGCTGGCCGTTGCCCGCGCCCGTAAGATCGAGCGCTTCCTGTCGCAGCCGTTCTTCGTCGCGGAAGTCTTCACCGGTTCGCCGGGCAAGCTCGTCGCGCTCGAAGACACGATCAAGGGCTTCAAGGGCCTCGTCAACGGCGAATACGACCACCTGCCGGAAGCTGCCTTCTACATGGTCGGCTCGATCGACGAAGCCATCGAGAAGGCCAAGAAGCTGTCCGCAGCTGCCTGA
- a CDS encoding F0F1 ATP synthase subunit gamma encodes MPSLKDLKNRIASVKATQKITKAMKMVAAAKLRRAQEAAEAARPYSQRMGAVLANIAGAMTEADGAPALMTGNGKDQVHLLVVCTAERGLCGGFNSQISRFARDHARKLLAEGKTVKIFTVGKKGYDVLRREFASLIVERKELREVKKVGFENADQIGKRVIEMFEADEFDVCTLFYSEFKSVISQVPTAQQLIPASAPTAVVEDAAHAGAVYEYEPDPASILEDLIPRNISVQIFRALLENVAGEMGAKMSAMDNATRNAGEMINKLTLNYNRQRQAQITKELIEIISGAEAL; translated from the coding sequence ATGCCTTCACTTAAGGATCTGAAAAACCGGATCGCCTCCGTCAAGGCGACGCAGAAGATCACCAAGGCGATGAAGATGGTCGCCGCGGCGAAGCTTCGGCGTGCCCAGGAGGCGGCTGAGGCCGCCCGTCCGTACTCGCAGCGCATGGGTGCCGTTCTGGCAAACATTGCTGGTGCGATGACGGAGGCCGACGGTGCGCCGGCTCTGATGACGGGCAACGGCAAGGACCAGGTTCATCTGCTGGTCGTCTGCACGGCCGAACGCGGCCTGTGCGGCGGCTTCAACTCGCAGATCTCGCGCTTTGCGCGCGATCACGCTCGCAAGCTTCTCGCCGAAGGCAAGACGGTTAAGATCTTTACCGTCGGCAAGAAGGGTTACGACGTTCTGCGCCGTGAATTTGCTTCGCTCATCGTCGAGCGCAAGGAATTGCGTGAGGTGAAGAAGGTCGGCTTCGAGAATGCCGACCAGATCGGCAAGCGCGTCATCGAGATGTTCGAGGCCGACGAGTTCGACGTCTGCACGTTGTTCTACTCCGAATTCAAGTCGGTGATTTCGCAGGTTCCGACGGCACAGCAGCTCATCCCGGCATCGGCTCCTACGGCCGTTGTCGAAGATGCGGCGCACGCCGGCGCAGTCTACGAATACGAGCCGGATCCGGCATCGATCCTCGAGGATCTGATCCCGCGCAACATCTCCGTCCAGATCTTCCGCGCGCTCCTTGAGAACGTCGCCGGCGAAATGGGCGCCAAGATGAGCGCGATGGACAATGCAACGCGCAACGCTGGTGAAATGATCAACAAGCTGACGCTCAACTACAACCGTCAGCGTCAGGCTCAGATCACCAAGGAACTCATTGAAATCATTTCGGGCGCGGAAGCGCTCTGA
- the atpA gene encoding F0F1 ATP synthase subunit alpha: MDIRAAEISAILKDQIKNFGKEAEVSEVGQVLSVGDGIARVYGLDNVQAGEMVEFPGGVRGMALNLESDNVGVVIFGSDRDIKEGDTVKRTGAIVDVPVGPELLGRVVDALGNPIDGKGPINSTRRARVDVKAPGIIPRKSVHEPMSTGLKAIDALIPVGRGQRELVIGDRQTGKTAIILDAILNQKAIHDNGPDSEKLFCVYVAIGQKRSTVAQFVKVLEERGAMKYSIVVAATASDPAPMQYLAPFAGCTMGEYFRDNGQHALIGYDDLSKQAVAYRQMSLLLRRPPGREAYPGDVFYLHSRLLERAAKLSDEKGAGSLTALPVIETQGNDVSAFIPTNVISITDGQIFLETDLFYQGIRPAVNVGLSVSRVGSAAQVKAMKQVAGSIKGELAQYREMAAFAQFGSDLDASTQRLLNRGARLTELLKQPQFSPLKTEEQVAVIFAGVNGYLDKIPVAQVGKFEQGLLSYLRSEGSAILDTIRTDKAISDDTKGKLTAAIDSFAKSFA, from the coding sequence ATGGATATCCGCGCTGCGGAAATTTCCGCAATTCTCAAAGACCAGATCAAAAACTTCGGCAAAGAGGCAGAAGTCTCGGAAGTCGGTCAGGTTCTCTCCGTCGGTGACGGTATCGCTCGCGTTTACGGTCTGGATAATGTTCAGGCAGGCGAAATGGTCGAGTTCCCCGGTGGCGTCCGTGGCATGGCGCTGAACCTGGAATCGGACAACGTCGGTGTTGTTATTTTCGGTTCGGACCGCGACATCAAGGAAGGCGACACCGTCAAGCGGACCGGCGCCATCGTTGACGTTCCGGTTGGTCCGGAGCTGCTCGGCCGCGTTGTCGATGCTCTCGGCAATCCGATCGACGGCAAGGGCCCGATCAATTCGACCCGCCGCGCGCGCGTCGACGTCAAGGCTCCGGGCATCATTCCGCGTAAGTCGGTTCATGAGCCGATGTCGACCGGCCTCAAGGCTATCGACGCGCTCATCCCGGTCGGCCGTGGCCAGCGCGAGCTTGTCATCGGTGACCGCCAGACAGGCAAGACCGCGATCATTCTCGACGCGATCCTGAACCAGAAGGCGATCCACGACAACGGCCCGGACAGCGAGAAGCTGTTCTGCGTCTACGTCGCTATCGGCCAGAAGCGTTCGACCGTTGCCCAGTTCGTCAAGGTTCTCGAAGAACGCGGCGCAATGAAGTACTCGATCGTCGTTGCCGCAACGGCTTCCGATCCGGCTCCGATGCAGTATCTGGCGCCGTTCGCCGGCTGCACGATGGGCGAATACTTCCGTGACAACGGTCAGCACGCGCTGATCGGTTACGACGACCTGTCCAAGCAGGCAGTTGCTTATCGCCAGATGTCGCTCCTGCTGCGCCGCCCGCCGGGCCGCGAAGCTTATCCGGGCGACGTTTTCTACCTGCACTCGCGTCTCCTCGAGCGCGCTGCAAAGCTCTCCGACGAAAAGGGCGCTGGCTCTCTGACGGCTCTGCCTGTCATCGAAACCCAGGGCAACGACGTTTCGGCCTTCATTCCGACCAACGTGATCTCGATCACCGACGGTCAGATCTTCCTCGAAACCGACCTGTTCTATCAGGGTATCCGTCCGGCTGTTAACGTCGGTCTGTCGGTTTCACGCGTCGGCTCCGCCGCGCAGGTCAAGGCGATGAAGCAGGTTGCCGGCTCGATCAAGGGCGAACTCGCACAGTATCGCGAAATGGCCGCCTTCGCTCAGTTCGGTTCCGACCTCGACGCCTCGACGCAGCGCCTGCTGAACCGCGGCGCACGCCTCACCGAACTCCTGAAGCAGCCGCAGTTCTCGCCGCTGAAGACGGAAGAGCAGGTTGCGGTGATCTTCGCCGGCGTCAACGGCTACCTCGACAAGATCCCGGTCGCACAGGTCGGCAAGTTCGAACAGGGCCTGCTGTCGTACCTTCGCTCGGAAGGCTCGGCTATCCTCGACACGATCCGCACGGACAAGGCAATCAGCGACGATACGAAGGGTAAGCTCACGGCTGCCATCGATAGCTTCGCGAAGTCCTTCGCCTAA
- a CDS encoding F0F1 ATP synthase subunit delta, with protein sequence MADTSQLTSGVAERYASSLFELALEQGAVESVTKDLDQFQAMLDESDDLKRFVSSPVFSADDQLKAIVAISEKAGISGLFANFLKVVARNRRLFALPGMIKAFRIIAANQRGEITAEVTSARAFDAAQETELKAALKGVTGKDVAIAVTVDPSILGGLIVKVGSRQIDTSLRTKLSTLKLALKEVG encoded by the coding sequence GTGGCAGACACATCCCAGCTTACTTCTGGTGTTGCAGAGCGCTATGCCTCGTCGCTGTTTGAGTTGGCGCTCGAGCAGGGCGCCGTCGAAAGCGTCACCAAGGACCTCGACCAGTTTCAGGCGATGCTCGACGAGAGCGACGACCTGAAGCGTTTCGTTTCGAGCCCTGTTTTCTCGGCCGACGACCAGCTCAAGGCGATCGTTGCCATCAGCGAGAAGGCTGGAATCAGCGGCCTCTTCGCGAACTTCCTGAAGGTCGTGGCGCGTAACCGCCGCCTCTTTGCCCTCCCGGGCATGATCAAGGCCTTCCGCATCATTGCTGCAAACCAGCGTGGCGAAATTACTGCCGAGGTCACCTCGGCCCGTGCGTTTGATGCAGCGCAGGAAACCGAATTGAAGGCGGCGCTCAAGGGCGTCACCGGCAAAGACGTGGCGATTGCCGTCACGGTTGATCCGTCAATTCTTGGTGGTTTGATCGTGAAGGTCGGGTCCCGTCAGATTGATACGTCTCTTCGTACGAAACTCTCTACCCTTAAGCTTGCATTGAAAGAGGTCGGCTGA
- a CDS encoding primosomal protein N', whose protein sequence is MSTDSSDLFGALFKTPPANRTVPVLVPMPAPKPYSYAVPEGMAVEPGSVVQVPLGPRQVIGVVWDGDEDGVDPKKLRPISHVFDCPPLTKEMRDFVDWVASYTLSPPGLVARMALRAPNAFEPEPMVEGLRFVGGEPERMTPARARVLDIAGDGLSWTRSGLAHAAGVSTSVVDGLVSQGIFETVFLPPPPLVAKPDPDFTAARLEGPQRDAADEILAEVRKGEFAVSLIDGVTGSGKTEVYFEAIAETLKRGKQVLILLPEIALTASFLERFQDRFGAKPAEWHSDLAPRTREKVWRQAVTGEVRVVAGARSALFLPFEDLGLIIVDEEHDPAYKQEDRVYYNARDMAVVRARIADFPVVLVSATPSVESQVNGQSGRYSTVHMPTRFGDAALPDLHLIDMRRHAPERGGFLSPVLIRAIGKTIEKEQQALLFLNRRGYAPLTLCRVCGHRFQCPQCSSWLVEHRFKRQLQCHQCGHAERTPEACPECGTLDHLVACGPGVERIAEEVERHFPEARTIVLSSDIMGGVKRLRFELEAIAKGEADIVIGTQLVAKGHNFPLMTLVGIVDADLGLANGDPRAAERTFQLLSQVTGRAGRTGLKSHGLLQTYQPQHPVMQAIVSGDASAFYEREIAERERAILPPFGRLASIIVSAETRHDAENHARGIRNAAPDVSGISVLGPAEAPLALVRGRYRFRLLVHGRRNSDMQGFLRAMLAQAPKERGSVHVQLDVDPQSFL, encoded by the coding sequence ATGAGCACCGATTCGTCCGATCTCTTTGGAGCGCTGTTTAAGACGCCGCCGGCCAACCGCACGGTGCCGGTTCTCGTTCCCATGCCTGCGCCGAAGCCTTATTCCTATGCCGTGCCCGAGGGAATGGCCGTCGAGCCGGGCTCGGTCGTGCAGGTGCCGCTCGGCCCGAGGCAGGTGATCGGTGTCGTCTGGGATGGCGACGAGGACGGGGTCGATCCGAAGAAGCTGAGGCCGATCAGCCATGTCTTCGATTGCCCGCCGCTTACGAAGGAGATGCGCGACTTCGTCGATTGGGTGGCAAGCTATACGCTCTCGCCGCCCGGTCTCGTGGCGCGCATGGCGCTGCGGGCGCCAAATGCCTTTGAGCCGGAGCCGATGGTTGAGGGCCTGCGCTTCGTCGGCGGCGAACCGGAACGGATGACGCCAGCGCGCGCCCGTGTGCTCGATATCGCCGGTGATGGGCTCTCCTGGACGCGAAGCGGGCTTGCCCATGCCGCCGGCGTATCGACAAGCGTGGTCGACGGTCTGGTAAGTCAGGGCATTTTCGAAACCGTATTCCTGCCACCGCCGCCCTTGGTTGCCAAACCCGATCCCGACTTCACGGCCGCGCGGCTCGAAGGCCCGCAAAGGGACGCGGCAGACGAGATTCTGGCCGAGGTTCGAAAGGGTGAGTTTGCCGTATCGCTGATCGATGGTGTCACCGGTTCGGGAAAGACGGAAGTCTATTTCGAAGCGATCGCGGAAACGCTGAAGCGGGGCAAGCAGGTGCTGATCCTCCTGCCGGAGATCGCGCTGACGGCGAGCTTTCTGGAGCGCTTTCAGGATCGCTTCGGCGCAAAGCCCGCCGAATGGCATTCCGACCTGGCGCCGCGCACCCGCGAGAAGGTCTGGCGTCAGGCGGTCACGGGCGAGGTGCGCGTCGTTGCCGGTGCTCGCTCGGCCCTGTTTCTTCCGTTCGAGGATTTAGGCCTTATCATTGTCGATGAAGAGCATGATCCTGCCTACAAACAGGAAGATCGGGTCTATTACAATGCCCGCGACATGGCCGTCGTGCGCGCACGGATCGCTGATTTTCCAGTGGTTCTCGTCTCCGCCACGCCCTCGGTCGAAAGCCAGGTCAATGGGCAGAGCGGACGTTACAGTACCGTTCACATGCCGACCCGCTTCGGCGACGCGGCGTTACCCGATCTACACCTCATCGACATGCGCCGTCATGCGCCTGAGCGCGGCGGCTTCCTGTCGCCGGTCCTGATCCGCGCGATCGGCAAGACGATCGAGAAAGAGCAGCAGGCGCTTCTCTTCCTCAACCGTCGGGGTTATGCGCCGCTGACGCTCTGCCGCGTCTGCGGACATCGCTTCCAGTGCCCGCAATGCTCCAGCTGGCTCGTCGAGCACCGGTTCAAAAGACAGTTGCAATGTCATCAGTGCGGTCATGCCGAACGCACGCCGGAAGCCTGTCCGGAATGCGGCACCCTCGATCATCTCGTTGCCTGCGGGCCCGGTGTTGAGCGCATCGCTGAAGAAGTGGAGCGCCATTTCCCCGAGGCGCGAACGATCGTGCTCTCGTCCGACATCATGGGCGGCGTCAAGCGGTTGCGGTTCGAGCTCGAGGCCATTGCAAAAGGGGAGGCCGATATCGTCATCGGTACGCAGCTCGTCGCAAAGGGGCATAACTTCCCGCTGATGACGCTGGTTGGCATCGTCGATGCCGATCTCGGGCTTGCCAATGGCGACCCGCGCGCCGCCGAACGCACCTTTCAGCTTCTGTCGCAGGTGACGGGCCGCGCCGGCCGTACCGGCCTGAAGAGCCACGGCCTGTTGCAGACCTACCAGCCGCAACATCCCGTCATGCAGGCGATCGTGTCAGGCGATGCGAGCGCCTTCTACGAACGCGAGATTGCCGAGCGCGAACGGGCGATCCTGCCGCCATTCGGACGGCTGGCGTCGATCATCGTCTCGGCGGAAACGCGCCACGATGCGGAAAACCATGCCCGCGGCATTAGAAACGCCGCACCGGATGTCTCCGGCATCTCCGTGCTCGGACCTGCGGAAGCACCGCTTGCGCTGGTGCGCGGCCGCTATCGCTTCCGGCTTCTCGTGCATGGCCGGCGAAACTCCGACATGCAGGGATTTCTCAGGGCCATGCTTGCGCAAGCGCCAAAGGAGCGCGGGTCGGTGCATGTGCAGCTCGACGTGGACCCGCAAAGCTTCCTGTAG
- a CDS encoding AAA family ATPase, producing the protein MLLRSMFAQNYRSLRSIRMDLSAINLFIGENGVGKSNLYRALQLIQAATRGRLAHEIAAEGGMFSALWFGPRRDAEGAFRIRLETELLDEERAITFRYRVEAGLRPPTAAAGFPFEPQIKAEELSVETGTRPVTMMKRAGPAIAVRGPNGRMQDYPEQALTSETAIALLGDAGHYPEIGTFRRAIDGWRFFHGFRTDRLSPLRAPCLAVTAPLLDEDGNNIAAVFATLVHTREDTVDLDRAIAAALGGARLVVPLPEETAEFGLSFPEFPNRVFQPRELSDGQVRFLGLAAALMSYRLPPLIALNEPEASLHPDMLPPLADMIADAAQSSQIWIVTHSEPLAAAVRERCGARARHVVRQDGATWIEGMRLTGVIDEDE; encoded by the coding sequence ATGCTGCTCCGCTCGATGTTTGCCCAGAACTACCGATCCCTGCGATCGATCCGCATGGATCTCTCGGCCATCAACCTCTTCATCGGCGAGAACGGGGTCGGGAAATCCAATCTCTACCGCGCGCTGCAGCTCATTCAGGCGGCAACGCGCGGGCGGCTGGCACATGAGATCGCGGCCGAAGGCGGGATGTTCTCGGCGCTGTGGTTCGGTCCGCGCCGGGACGCTGAGGGGGCGTTTCGGATCCGCCTGGAAACCGAGCTTCTGGACGAGGAAAGGGCGATCACCTTCCGCTATCGCGTCGAGGCCGGTTTGCGGCCGCCCACGGCTGCGGCGGGCTTTCCCTTCGAACCACAGATCAAGGCCGAAGAGCTCTCGGTCGAGACCGGGACGCGACCGGTGACGATGATGAAGCGCGCTGGCCCTGCCATCGCCGTTCGGGGGCCGAATGGCCGGATGCAAGATTACCCGGAGCAGGCGCTGACCTCGGAAACGGCAATCGCGCTTCTTGGCGATGCAGGGCACTACCCCGAGATTGGAACGTTTCGCCGCGCGATCGATGGGTGGCGTTTCTTTCACGGTTTCCGGACGGATCGGCTCTCACCGCTGCGTGCGCCCTGCCTTGCCGTGACGGCGCCGCTGTTGGACGAGGACGGTAACAATATCGCCGCGGTTTTTGCAACGCTGGTGCATACGCGGGAGGACACTGTCGACCTCGATCGGGCGATCGCCGCGGCCCTCGGCGGTGCGCGGCTCGTCGTGCCGCTACCTGAAGAGACGGCGGAGTTCGGCCTTTCCTTCCCGGAGTTTCCGAACCGGGTGTTTCAGCCGCGCGAGCTGTCGGACGGACAGGTTCGTTTCCTCGGCCTAGCCGCGGCGCTGATGTCCTACCGCCTGCCGCCGCTGATTGCGCTGAACGAACCGGAGGCAAGCCTGCATCCGGATATGCTGCCGCCGCTCGCCGACATGATCGCGGACGCGGCGCAGAGCAGCCAGATCTGGATCGTCACCCATTCCGAACCGCTGGCGGCGGCCGTGCGCGAGCGGTGCGGTGCACGCGCACGCCATGTCGTGCGGCAGGACGGCGCCACCTGGATCGAGGGTATGCGGCTCACCGGCGTCATCGACGAGGACGAGTAA
- a CDS encoding GNAT family N-acetyltransferase, translating to MPRRHPTTAFGQFAEVIALVSHGKPGHIVDTLIAERGQRIVKHPLWPIMRPFLHTLLRYHRAISFANDVANMPGFQCFEYMSNLLKLEINVRHGERIPDAGGFILVSNHPTGIADGVAVFDLLKSKRPDIMVFANRDAIRVNPRFAEVIIPVEWREEYKSKLKTRETLQITNRAVREGKATVLFPSGRIAYWANGRLNERPWKTSAVGLARKYNLPILPVHMTARNSGLFYWLAKWSTELRDMTVFHELLNKRGDRFDFVVGNLIPVGNLEGDINEVTKALEDHTVRALDMDDDAQFLPLVPPAEPELASAHSIP from the coding sequence ATGCCACGGCGCCATCCCACGACCGCTTTCGGACAATTCGCGGAAGTGATTGCCCTCGTCTCCCATGGCAAGCCGGGACATATCGTTGATACGTTGATCGCCGAGCGCGGACAGAGAATCGTCAAACACCCGCTCTGGCCGATTATGCGGCCCTTTCTCCACACGCTCCTGCGCTACCACAGGGCCATCAGCTTCGCCAACGACGTCGCGAACATGCCCGGCTTTCAGTGCTTCGAGTACATGAGCAACCTGTTGAAGCTCGAGATCAATGTCAGGCATGGCGAACGCATTCCTGATGCCGGCGGCTTCATCCTCGTCAGCAACCATCCGACCGGCATTGCCGACGGGGTGGCCGTCTTCGATCTCTTGAAGAGCAAGCGGCCCGACATCATGGTGTTTGCCAACCGCGATGCCATACGCGTCAATCCGCGCTTTGCCGAGGTCATCATTCCGGTCGAATGGCGTGAAGAGTATAAAAGCAAGCTCAAGACCCGCGAGACGCTGCAGATCACCAACCGTGCGGTCAGGGAAGGCAAGGCAACTGTGCTTTTTCCGTCCGGGCGCATTGCCTATTGGGCGAATGGCCGGCTGAACGAACGTCCCTGGAAAACCTCCGCCGTTGGTCTTGCCCGCAAGTACAATCTCCCGATCCTGCCGGTGCACATGACGGCGCGCAATTCCGGCCTTTTCTACTGGCTTGCAAAGTGGTCGACGGAGCTCAGGGACATGACCGTCTTTCACGAGCTTTTGAACAAGCGGGGTGACCGCTTCGACTTCGTGGTCGGCAATCTGATCCCGGTGGGAAATCTCGAGGGCGATATCAACGAGGTGACCAAGGCATTGGAAGACCATACGGTGCGCGCCCTCGATATGGATGACGACGCGCAATTCCTGCCGCTGGTACCGCCGGCGGAGCCGGAACTGGCCAGTGCCCATTCAATTCCCTGA